CAGCTTCTCAGCGATTTCAGCATTCGTCTGTCCATCAGCAATAAACGACAGTATTTCACGCTCGCGCTCGGTGAGTTCCGGGAAGATATCTGCCCGGGATGCTGGCTGCAAAGTCACAAAGAACTGCATAAGCCGGGTGGCGATTTCAGGGCTAAACAACGATTCGCCATTGGCGACCGCCCGGACCGCCCGCAGCAAGACGCCCTGGTCAGCCCCCTTCAATACGTAACCGCGCGCGCCGGCGCGCATCGCGGCAAAGACCGAGTCATCGTCCTGGAACATCGTCAGGACGATAACACCGATATGCGGGCTGGTTTGCAGAATCTGGCGGGTCGCCTCAATGCCGTTGAGGTCCGGCATTTGAATATCCATCAGGATTACGTCGGGCTGATGTTCGACAGCCAGCCTGAGTACCTCTCTGCCGCTGGAAGCCTCGCCCACCACCCTAATATTCGGGATGGAAGCCAGCAGTGCCCGCAGACCGTCTCGAAACAGGGTATGGTCATCGGCAACCACGATATGGATCGCTTCCATCAGGACACTCCAGACACTGCAGCATACCGGGATGATATCGGCAGTCGCGCCGTAACGCTTGTCCCCCCCTGCGGCAGCGCTTCAGCGACGCACATGCCACC
This DNA window, taken from Candidatus Flexicrinis proximus, encodes the following:
- a CDS encoding response regulator transcription factor, with product MEAIHIVVADDHTLFRDGLRALLASIPNIRVVGEASSGREVLRLAVEHQPDVILMDIQMPDLNGIEATRQILQTSPHIGVIVLTMFQDDDSVFAAMRAGARGYVLKGADQGVLLRAVRAVANGESLFSPEIATRLMQFFVTLQPASRADIFPELTEREREILSFIADGQTNAEIAEKLVISMKTVRNHVSNVFSKLQVADRAQAAIRAREAGLGGSTGVPVTKTHG